The genomic region ACACCACCACGATCTGGGCCGCCGAGCGCGACCTGCCCGCCGGCACCAAGCTGACCAGCGACGACTTGACCACCGTCCGGGTCCGGTTCACCAGCAGCGAGGCTGCGGGCCAGTACGTCGCGGCGGACGCCGACCTGAAAGGGCTGGTCATGTCCCGCGCGGTCAAGGCGGGGGAGTTCGTGCCTCGGCGGGCCGCCGTGAGTCAGGCGGAGAACAACCGCACCGAGCTGCCGCTGTCGATCGCCACCGGCCGGCTGCCCGCCGACATCACGGCCGGTGACCAGGTCGACATTTGGGTCGTCCCCAAGGACGCCACCCAACCGGCCAGAAAACTCTGGGACGCCGTGCGGGTCAGCCAGGTCGACGCCTCGAAGGGCGTCGCCGGTGGTTCCGCGCGACGCCAGGTGCTGGTCGGTCTCGAGCCACTCGACCTGCCCAAGCTGCCGGGCGCGTTGGCGGCGATGAGCAGTGGTGAGCCCGTGCTGGTCCGGCGGGGCCGCTGATGGCGGTTCCCGTTCTGCTCGCGGTCACCGGTGCACCGTGGGAGGCCGACGTGGTCCGCCGCGTCGAGCGCGCGCCGGGCCTCCGGATCGTTCGCCGCTGCGTCGACATCGCCGACGTGATGGCGGCCGCGGCGAGCGGTCAGGCCCGGGCCGTGCTGCTCGCGGAGGACCTGCCTCGGCTCACCTCGGACGCTGTGGCCGCGCTGCACGCCCGACGAATCGTCGTGCTCGCCCTGGTCGACCCGTCCGACAACGGTGAGCCCAGCGGCGCCGAGGACCGGCTGGCCCGGATGGGCATCGAGCGGATCCTGCCGGCCGACGTCAGCGGTGAGGACCTCGGCCGGGCGATCACCGACGCGGTCGACTCCGGACCGCCGGCCACCGTGTCGCACTTCGCCGGCGGCTTCGTTCCGGTCGCTCCCGGCTCCACGGCGATGCCCGAGCGGCACTACGACCCGTCCGGGGCCGGGCGGATCGTCGCCGTCTGGGGTCCCACCGGCGCACCGGGGCGCAGTACCGTCGCGGTCGGGCTGGCCGGCGAGCTGGCGGCTCGGGGGGTGTCCACCATGCTCGCCGACGCCGACGTGTACGGCGGAGCGGTGGCCCAGCAGCTCGGCATTCTCGACGAGACCTCGGGCTTGGCCGCGGCGGCGCGATCGGCGGGCAGCGGCTCGCTCGACGTCGAGACGCTCGCCCGGCACGCCCGCCACGTCGCCTCCCACCTGCTGGTCCTGACCGGCCTCAGCCGCGCCGACCGCTGGACCGAGCTGCGGCCGACGGCGATCGAGTCGGTCTGGGCGACGGCCCGTCAGCTCGCGCCGTGCACGGTGGTCGACGTCGGGTTCTGCCTCGAGAGCGACGAGGAGATCTCGTTCGACACCCTCGCTCCGCGGCGCAACGGGGCGACCCTGGCCACCCTGGCGGAGGCCGACGAGGTGGTCGTGGTCGGGACGGCGGATCCGATCGGCCTGACCCGGCTGATCCGGGCGCTGCACGAGCTCCGCGCGGTCGTCCCGTCGGCAAACACCCGGGTCGTGGTGAACAGGGTTCGCTCAGGGTCGCTCGGCAGTGCCCCGGCCGACGCCGCCACCGAGGCCCTGAACCGGTACGCCGGGGTCGATCCCGCCGCGCTGCTGCCCTTCGACCAGGCGGCCTGCGACGCGGCGCTGACGCACGGCCGCAGCCTGGTTGAGGCGGCCCGGTCGAGCAAGTTGCGCAAGGCGATGCAGCAACTGGCGGCGGGGGTGGTCAGGGATCACCTGAGGTGAATGGGGGGAAAACCCCACCGACACCGGACCCGGAATGTGCCAGGGTGAACCTGGCGTCACCGGTCCGGCCGTCCCGGACCCGCCGGTGACCCGCAGCCGTCAGTCCAGCGGTCACTGCAGGGGAGCACGCGATGTCCGAGGTCCAGGGCCGTCCGGCCGGCACGATGAGTTCCGATCGCCGTTTCGCCATCGCGATCTCGGTCGCGCTGATCCTGGGCGGCGCCTACTGGGCGCTGACCAACCTCACCGAGGACGCCCGGACGACGCACGACAGCTACGCCCTGCAAGGCACGGCGCTGACCGTCAGCAACACCTCGGCCGATCTGGAGGTGCGGTCGGGCGACGTCCGGGAGATCACCGTCGACCGCCGGTTCAAGCGCACGGTGTTCGGCTCGGACCCGAAGGAGAACTACCGCGACGGCAAGCTCGAGATCGGCGCGGGCGGCTGCGGGTTCCTGTCCTTCCGGTGCGAGACCAGCTACGTGCTGACGGTGCCCAAGGACGTCGCGGTCACGATCGAGAGCACCGACGGCGACATCAAGCTGTCCGACCTGCCCGGCGGCGCGAAGGTCGACGTCACCTCGGGTGGTGTCGAGGCGCAGGCGATCGGCGGCGAGCTGTCCGTTCAGACGACGTCGGGCGACATCGAGGCGACCGCGCTGACCGCGACCAAGGTGTCCGGCAAGACCAGCTCCGGCAAGGTCGACCTGACCTTCACGGTGGCGCCGTCCGAGGTCAAGGCCGAGGCGAGCTCCGGCGACGTCACCGTCGTTCTGCCCGAGGGCACGGAGACCTACAAGATCGACACCGACACGGCGTCCGGAGACGAGTCCGCCGAGGTGCGGACCGACCCGGCGGCGACCCGGACCGTCACCGCCACCACCTCGTCCGGCGACGTCACGGTGGAGTACGGCCGCCGCTGAGCGGCCCGGACTGCTGAGTAGTCTTGCGCGCATGTCTGACGACAAGGTGCTGCGGGGACTGCTGGTCGACTGGGGTGGGGTGCTGACGTCCGGGCTGGAGGACGCGCTCGGGCGGTGGGCCGAAGGGGACAACCTCGACTTCGAGGCCTACTTCCAGGCAGTCGTCGACTGGCTCGCGGTGAACCCGGCGGAGGCCGAGCTGAACCCGATCCACGCGCTGGAGCGCGGGCAGATCGCCGTTCCCGACTTCGAGCGCAAGCTGGCTGCGCAGCTGGTCCGGCGCGACGGCACCCCGCTGCCGGCCGAGGGCCTGATCGAGCGCATGTTCGCCCACTTCGAGCACCAGCCGCAAATGTCCGCCCTGGTGCGCCGGGCCCGGGGGCACGGCCTGAAGACCGCGCTGCTGTCCAACTCCTGGGGCAACACCTACCCGCGCGACACCTGGGACGGCATGTTCGACGACATCGTCATCTCCGGTGAGGTCGGCCTGCGCAAGCCGGAGCCGGAGATCTTCCTGCTGGCGGCCGAGCGCCTCGGCCTCGCACCGGCCGAGTGCGTGTTCGTCGACGACCTGGAGCTGAACGTCGACGGCGCCCGCGCGGTGGGGATGACCGCGGTCCACCACACGTCGTACGACGAGACGCGGCGCGAGCTGCAGTCGCTGTTCGGGGTCGACCTGACGTGACCGCGACTTCGACCACCACACCCCCGCGGACCGATCCGCGGCTGCTGGCCGTCGCCGTGCTCGGCTGCACGGCTTTCGTCGCGCTCGGCGCCTGGGCGTACGGGCTGTTCGACGGCATGATCGACCTGCGCGTCTACCGGATGGGCGGCTCGGTCCTGCTCGACCGGGCCTCCCTGTACGACGCGCAGCTGCCGGGTTCGGGCCTGCCGTTCACCTACCCGCCGTTCGCGGCGATCGCGATGGTCCCACTGGCGGCGGTCCCGTGGGGTGTCGCGCTGGTGGTCTGGACGACGATCTCGGTGCTCTGCGTCGCCGCGATCTGGCGGGCGGCGTTGCCCGGCGGCGCGTGGTCCCTGCTGCCGGAGACCTGGCGCGGCCGGCGGATCGCCGTCCTGGCCGGGCTCACGCTGGCCTCGCTGCTGCTCGAGCCGGTCTGGCAGACGATCCAGTTCGGCCAGATCAATCTGTTGCTGACCGCAATGATCTTGCTGGACCTGGTGCGGCCGCGGGACGCGCGGTGGCGCGGGTTCTGGGTCGGCGTCACGATCGGGATCAAGCTGACCCCGCTGCCGTTCCTGGCCTTCCTGCTGGTCACCCGTCAGTGGCGGGCGTTCCGCAACGCGCTGCTCGGGCTGCTCGCGACGATGGCGATCGGGTTCGCCGTGGTGCCGAACCAGTCCTGGGAGTACTGGACCGTCGTGGTCCGCAACGCCAACCGGGTCGGCGGCCTCGCCTACACCGCGAACCAGTCGTTCATGGG from Kribbella flavida DSM 17836 harbors:
- a CDS encoding HAD family hydrolase, producing MSDDKVLRGLLVDWGGVLTSGLEDALGRWAEGDNLDFEAYFQAVVDWLAVNPAEAELNPIHALERGQIAVPDFERKLAAQLVRRDGTPLPAEGLIERMFAHFEHQPQMSALVRRARGHGLKTALLSNSWGNTYPRDTWDGMFDDIVISGEVGLRKPEPEIFLLAAERLGLAPAECVFVDDLELNVDGARAVGMTAVHHTSYDETRRELQSLFGVDLT
- a CDS encoding glycosyltransferase 87 family protein → MTATSTTTPPRTDPRLLAVAVLGCTAFVALGAWAYGLFDGMIDLRVYRMGGSVLLDRASLYDAQLPGSGLPFTYPPFAAIAMVPLAAVPWGVALVVWTTISVLCVAAIWRAALPGGAWSLLPETWRGRRIAVLAGLTLASLLLEPVWQTIQFGQINLLLTAMILLDLVRPRDARWRGFWVGVTIGIKLTPLPFLAFLLVTRQWRAFRNALLGLLATMAIGFAVVPNQSWEYWTVVVRNANRVGGLAYTANQSFMGFLSRLGDDASWIQPVWFVLSAVFGLLVLWLARRYWLADERVTAISVMALAVLYASPVSWSHHWVWIIPLGISLVRAVDRRWGRRPAVVTAVLWYGLFVLRSIWWVPYRDDRELSWTFWQSIPGNSHLILGAIAFAVLAYTSQSLARPTHAEARTTV
- a CDS encoding DUF4097 family beta strand repeat-containing protein, whose product is MSEVQGRPAGTMSSDRRFAIAISVALILGGAYWALTNLTEDARTTHDSYALQGTALTVSNTSADLEVRSGDVREITVDRRFKRTVFGSDPKENYRDGKLEIGAGGCGFLSFRCETSYVLTVPKDVAVTIESTDGDIKLSDLPGGAKVDVTSGGVEAQAIGGELSVQTTSGDIEATALTATKVSGKTSSGKVDLTFTVAPSEVKAEASSGDVTVVLPEGTETYKIDTDTASGDESAEVRTDPAATRTVTATTSSGDVTVEYGRR
- a CDS encoding AAA family ATPase, encoding MAVPVLLAVTGAPWEADVVRRVERAPGLRIVRRCVDIADVMAAAASGQARAVLLAEDLPRLTSDAVAALHARRIVVLALVDPSDNGEPSGAEDRLARMGIERILPADVSGEDLGRAITDAVDSGPPATVSHFAGGFVPVAPGSTAMPERHYDPSGAGRIVAVWGPTGAPGRSTVAVGLAGELAARGVSTMLADADVYGGAVAQQLGILDETSGLAAAARSAGSGSLDVETLARHARHVASHLLVLTGLSRADRWTELRPTAIESVWATARQLAPCTVVDVGFCLESDEEISFDTLAPRRNGATLATLAEADEVVVVGTADPIGLTRLIRALHELRAVVPSANTRVVVNRVRSGSLGSAPADAATEALNRYAGVDPAALLPFDQAACDAALTHGRSLVEAARSSKLRKAMQQLAAGVVRDHLR
- a CDS encoding SAF domain-containing protein encodes the protein MVQSPVRSGFAAPSAPPQRNRRARWKDGRLVLGVLLVALTALAGARLLASADDTTTIWAAERDLPAGTKLTSDDLTTVRVRFTSSEAAGQYVAADADLKGLVMSRAVKAGEFVPRRAAVSQAENNRTELPLSIATGRLPADITAGDQVDIWVVPKDATQPARKLWDAVRVSQVDASKGVAGGSARRQVLVGLEPLDLPKLPGALAAMSSGEPVLVRRGR